In Rutidosis leptorrhynchoides isolate AG116_Rl617_1_P2 chromosome 2, CSIRO_AGI_Rlap_v1, whole genome shotgun sequence, one genomic interval encodes:
- the LOC139892687 gene encoding ruBisCO large subunit-binding protein subunit beta, chloroplastic-like produces MTSITPMMSVSTYGTLDTKLNSTTTRSLSSIASISSTPFSNGRRNVVLKKKMNPKVKAMAKELYFNKDGSATKKMQAGVNKLADLVGVTLGPKGRNVVLESKYGSSPKIVNDGVTVAKEVELEDPVENVGAKLVRQAASKTNDLAGDGTTTSIVLAQGMISEGVKVVAAGANPIQITRGIERTTKALVAELKLMSKEVEDNELADVAAVSAGNNYEVGNLIADAMNKVGRQGIVTLEEGKSAENSMYVVEGMQFDRGYLSPYFVTDTEKMCVEYENCKLLLVDKKVTNAQDLVSVLEDAIKGGYPIVIIAEDVEQEALATLVVNKLRGPLKIAALKAPAFGERKSQYLDDIAILTGGTVIRDQVGLTLENAGSEVLGSAAKMVITKDTTTIVGDGRTRELINKRVAQIKNQYEVAEHDYQREKCNERIAKLTGGVAVIQVGAQTETELKEKKLRVEDALNATKAAVEEGIVVGGGCALLRLAAKVDSIKDTLDNDEQKVGADIVKRALGYPMKLIAKNAGVNGSVVIEKVLASDNPKFGYNAANGKYEDLMAAGIIDPTKVVRCCLEHASSVAKTFLTSDAVVVVIKEPQPMLDGNPMGNSGYGF; encoded by the exons ATGACATCGATTACCCCCATGATGTCCGTTAGCACTTACGGGACTCTTGATACTAAATTAAATTCCACAACGACACGATCATTGTCTTCGATCGCTTCTATTTCATCCACTCCGTTTTCAAATGGAAGAAGAAATGTAGTTTTGAAGAAAAAAATGAATCCCAAAGTTAAGGCAATGGCCAAAGAATTGTACTTCAACAAGGATGGGTCTGCGACTAAGAAAATGCAG GCTGGTGTCAACAAACTTGCTGATTTAGTTGGGGTTACTCTTGGTCCAAAAGGGCGCAATGTAGTTCTCGAGAGCAAGTATGGGTCGTCCCCAAAAATTGTGAATGATGGTGTGACCGTAGCTAAAGAG GTTGAATTGGAAGATCCAGTTGAAAACGTTGGTGCTAAGCTGGTGCGACAAGCGGCTTCAAAGACGAATGATTTGGCTGGTGATGGTACAACAACGTCCATTGTTCTCGCACAAGGCATGATCTCTGAAGGTGTTAAG GTGGTGGCAGCAGGTGCAAACCCAATTCAAATAACAAGGGGTATTGAAAGAACCACTAAAGCCCTTGTGGCTGAACTTAAGCTGATGTCAAAAGAA GTTGAAGATAATGAGCTAGCTGACGTGGCAGCAGTGAGTGCAGGGAACAATTATGAGGTGGGAAATTTGATTGCTGATGCAATGAATAAAGTTGGAAGGCAGGGCATTGTGACTCTTGAAGAAGGAAAAAGCGCTGAAAATAGCATGTACGTTGTCGAAGGCATGCAATTTGATCGTGGTTACCTCTCTCCGTATTTCGTTACTGACACTGAGAAAATGTGTGTCGAGTATGAAAATTGTAAG TTGCTTTTAGTTGACAAAAAGGTAACTAATGCACAAGATTTAGTATCTGTATTGGAAGATGCTATAAAAGGAGGGTACCCGATAGTGATCATAGCAGAGGACGTTGAGCAAGAAGCTCTTGCGACCCTTGTAGTGAACAAGCTACGGGGCCCACTAAAGATTGCAGCACTCAAGGCCCCTGCATTTGGTGAACGCAAGAGTCAATATCTCGATGATATTGCTATTCTTACAGGAG GAACTGTGATAAGAGACCAGGTCGGGTTGACTCTTGAGAATGCGGGAAGCGAGGTGTTGGGATCTGCGGCAAAAATGGTGATAACTAAAGATACAACCACTATTGTTGGAGACGGAAGGACTCGGGAGTTAATTAATAAACGAGTCGCTCAAATTAAAAACCAATACGAG GTAGCAGAACATGATTACCAAAGAGAAAAGTGTAATGAAAGAATTGCTAAACTTACTGGTGGAGTTGCCGTTATTCAG GTTGGTGCACAAACAGAGACGGAACTTAAAGAAAAGAAACTGAGGGTAGAGGATGCCCTTAATGCGACAAAG GCAGCTGTTGAAGAAGGCATTGTCGTGGGTGGTGGATGCGCTCTTTTACGCCTTGCTGCAAAGGTAGATAGTATCAAAGATACTCTTGACAATGATGAACAAAAG GTAGGAGCTGATATTGTGAAACGAGCCCTTGGCTACCCTATGAAGTTGATTGCTAAAAACGCTGGTGTAAATGGAAGCGTGGTGATCGAGAAG GTTCTAGCTAGTGATAATCCTAAGTTTGGTTACAATGCTGCAAACGGGAAATATGAGGATTTGATGGCTGCTGGTATCATTGATCCAACAAAG GTGGTAAGATGTTGTTTGGAGCATGCTTCATCGGTTGCAAAAACGTTCCTTACATCGGATGCTGTGGTTGTTGTAATCAAGGAACCTCAACCTATGCTGGATGGTAACCCAATGGGTAACTCAG GTTATGGTTTTTGA